A window of the Pseudomonas sp. B21_DOA genome harbors these coding sequences:
- a CDS encoding efflux RND transporter permease subunit gives MSEGRFNLSAIAVRQRAITVFLIFLIAVAGVLSFFKLGRAEDPPFTVKQLTVITAWPGATAQEMQDQVAEPLEKRLQELKWYDRSETYTRPGLAFTVVSLLDSTPPSQVQEEFYQARKKLDDEAIKLPAGVMGPMVNDEFSDVTFALFALKAKGEPQRLLVRDAETLRQRLLHVPGVKKVNIIGEQAERIFVSFSHDRLATLGLSPQDIFAALNNQNVLTPAGSVETQGPEVFLRVDGAFDTLQKIRETPVVAQGRTLKLSDVATVERGYEDPATFLVRNNGEEALLLGVIMREGWNGLDLGKALDAETVRINEEMPLGMTLSKVTDQAVNIDSAVGEFMVKFFVALLVVMLVCFLSMGWRVGVVVAAAVPLTLAIVFVVMAATGKNFDRITLGSLILALGLLVDDAIIAIEMMVVKMEEGYDRIKASAYAWSHTAAPMLAGTLVTAIGFLPNGFAQSTAGEYTSNMFWIVGIALIASWVVAVVFTPYLGVKLLPDIKKVEGGHAAIYDTPRYNRFRRILAWVITRKWLVAGVVVVLFTVAIPGMGLVKKQFFPTSDRPEVMIEVQMPYGTSIEQTSAAAAKVEAWLHKQEEAKIVTAYIGQGAPRFFLAMAPELPDPSFAKIVVLTDNQDARETLKLRLREAVAEGLAPEARIRATQIVFGPYSPFPVAYRVLGPDPAKLRDIAEQVRAVMQDSPMMRTVNTDWGPLTPTLHFNLDQDRLQAVGLTSSAVAQQLQFLLSGVPITAVREDIRSVQVVGRAAGNIRLDPAQIEGFTLVGAAGQRIPLSQIGQVEVRMEDPILRRRDRTPTITVRGDIAEGLQPPDVSGAIIQQLQPIIENLPSGYRIEQAGAIEESGKAGKAILPLLPIMIAMTLLIIIVQVRSISAMIMVFLTSPLGLIGVVPTLLIFNQPFGINALVGLIALSGILMRNTLILIGQIHHNEQEGLAPFHAVVEATVQRARPVLLTALAAILAFIPLTHSVFWGTLAYTLIGGTFVGTIITLVFLPAMYAIWFRIRPENKQQ, from the coding sequence ATGAGCGAGGGCCGGTTCAACCTTTCCGCCATCGCTGTTCGCCAGCGCGCAATCACGGTGTTTCTGATTTTTCTGATCGCCGTGGCCGGCGTCCTGTCGTTCTTCAAACTGGGCCGGGCGGAGGACCCGCCGTTCACGGTCAAGCAGCTGACCGTCATCACCGCGTGGCCGGGAGCGACCGCGCAAGAGATGCAGGATCAGGTCGCCGAACCCCTCGAAAAACGCTTGCAGGAACTGAAGTGGTATGACCGCTCGGAAACCTACACCCGCCCGGGTCTCGCATTTACCGTTGTCTCGTTGCTCGACAGCACACCGCCATCGCAGGTGCAGGAAGAGTTTTATCAGGCACGGAAAAAGCTCGACGACGAAGCGATCAAGCTGCCGGCGGGTGTCATGGGGCCGATGGTCAACGACGAGTTTTCCGACGTGACCTTCGCGCTCTTCGCCTTGAAAGCCAAGGGCGAGCCGCAGCGCTTGCTGGTGCGCGACGCGGAGACTTTACGCCAACGCCTGTTGCACGTACCGGGAGTAAAAAAGGTCAACATCATTGGTGAGCAGGCCGAGCGGATATTCGTTTCGTTTTCCCATGATCGCTTGGCGACGCTGGGCTTGTCGCCGCAGGACATCTTCGCCGCGCTGAACAATCAAAACGTGCTGACGCCCGCCGGATCGGTCGAAACCCAAGGGCCAGAGGTGTTTTTGCGCGTCGACGGCGCGTTCGACACGTTGCAGAAAATTCGTGAAACGCCGGTTGTCGCGCAGGGACGCACCCTGAAGCTGTCTGATGTCGCGACGGTCGAGCGCGGCTACGAAGACCCGGCAACCTTCCTGGTGCGCAACAACGGCGAAGAAGCGTTATTGCTCGGCGTGATCATGCGCGAGGGCTGGAACGGCCTCGATCTGGGCAAGGCGCTGGATGCCGAGACAGTCAGGATCAACGAAGAAATGCCCTTGGGCATGACCCTCTCGAAAGTCACCGATCAGGCAGTGAATATCGACTCGGCGGTCGGCGAGTTCATGGTCAAATTCTTTGTCGCGCTGCTGGTGGTCATGCTGGTGTGCTTTCTCAGCATGGGCTGGCGTGTCGGCGTGGTGGTCGCAGCGGCAGTGCCGTTGACCCTGGCGATCGTGTTTGTGGTGATGGCGGCCACTGGCAAGAACTTTGACCGGATCACCTTGGGTTCGCTGATTCTGGCGCTCGGCTTGCTGGTCGATGACGCGATCATCGCCATTGAAATGATGGTGGTGAAAATGGAGGAGGGCTACGACCGCATCAAGGCCTCGGCCTATGCCTGGAGCCATACCGCAGCGCCAATGCTGGCCGGTACGCTGGTGACGGCGATTGGCTTTTTGCCCAACGGATTCGCGCAATCAACGGCAGGTGAATACACCAGCAACATGTTCTGGATTGTCGGCATCGCGCTCATTGCGTCGTGGGTCGTCGCCGTGGTTTTCACGCCGTACCTGGGCGTGAAGCTGTTGCCGGATATCAAGAAAGTCGAAGGCGGGCATGCGGCGATATACGATACGCCGCGCTACAACCGTTTTCGGCGGATTCTGGCGTGGGTGATTACGCGCAAATGGCTGGTGGCGGGCGTGGTTGTCGTGTTGTTCACCGTTGCGATCCCAGGCATGGGGCTGGTGAAGAAACAGTTCTTTCCGACCTCTGACCGCCCGGAAGTGATGATCGAAGTGCAGATGCCCTACGGCACGTCCATCGAGCAGACCAGCGCCGCGGCGGCCAAAGTCGAAGCCTGGCTGCACAAGCAGGAAGAGGCCAAAATCGTCACCGCCTATATCGGTCAGGGTGCGCCACGGTTTTTCCTGGCGATGGCGCCGGAGTTGCCGGATCCATCGTTCGCCAAAATCGTCGTGCTGACCGACAACCAGGACGCCCGTGAAACTCTGAAGTTGCGTTTACGCGAAGCGGTCGCCGAAGGGCTTGCTCCAGAAGCGCGCATTCGGGCCACGCAAATCGTCTTCGGGCCGTACTCGCCATTCCCGGTGGCCTACCGGGTGCTGGGGCCGGATCCGGCGAAATTGCGCGACATCGCCGAGCAGGTCAGGGCTGTGATGCAGGACAGCCCGATGATGAGAACCGTCAACACTGACTGGGGGCCGCTGACGCCGACCTTGCATTTCAACCTGGATCAGGACCGCTTGCAGGCAGTGGGGCTGACGTCCAGCGCGGTCGCCCAGCAGTTGCAGTTTCTGCTCAGCGGCGTGCCGATCACGGCGGTGCGCGAAGACATCCGTTCCGTGCAGGTGGTTGGTCGTGCGGCGGGCAATATCCGCCTGGACCCGGCACAGATCGAAGGCTTCACCCTGGTCGGTGCGGCGGGGCAGCGCATCCCGCTGTCGCAGATCGGCCAGGTCGAAGTGCGCATGGAAGACCCGATCCTGCGCCGCCGCGATCGCACGCCGACCATCACCGTGCGCGGCGACATCGCCGAAGGTTTGCAGCCACCGGACGTGTCCGGCGCGATCATCCAGCAGTTGCAGCCGATTATCGAAAACCTGCCTTCCGGCTACCGGATTGAACAGGCGGGCGCCATCGAAGAATCCGGCAAGGCCGGCAAAGCGATTCTGCCGTTGCTGCCGATCATGATCGCCATGACGCTGCTCATCATCATCGTCCAGGTACGCTCGATCTCGGCGATGATCATGGTCTTCCTCACCTCGCCGTTAGGCTTGATCGGTGTGGTGCCGACGCTGCTGATCTTCAACCAGCCATTCGGTATCAATGCGCTGGTCGGGTTGATTGCGCTGTCCGGGATTCTGATGCGCAACACGCTGATTCTGATCGGGCAGATCCATCACAACGAGCAGGAAGGGCTGGCGCCGTTCCATGCCGTGGTTGAAGCGACAGTGCAACGGGCGCGGCCGGTGTTGTTGACCGCGCTGGCGGCGATTCTCGCGTTCATTCCGCTGACCCACTCGGTGTTCTGGGGCACGCTGGCCTACACGCTGATCGGCGGCACGTTTGTTGGCACGATTATCACGCTGGTGTTTCTGCCGGCGATGTACGCGATCTGGTTCAGGATTCGGCCTGAGAACAAACAGCAGTAG
- a CDS encoding NAD(P)-dependent oxidoreductase encodes MPLHPILFMGGSGAIGHQTARALRAAHPDVPLLIGGRDLAKAEQTAEHIGNAQGVVIDARAEDLGLGDRPVSAIVLFYMDHALAGMRFAQKRKVPHLSISSGVFEIAPQIASFIHAPDAAPIVLGYEWMVGATTVATLHIAKAFARVHDIRIHALVDEQDGGGPTVAVDFEHLNKMLPAALTRRDGEFIWREGDDAKVSFRAVDGTTLQGAGFSSIDVTGLAAATDAPNVEFNLASGISSTRRQGQPMSTEILIELEGTDHDGQPLRTRHAVVHRAGAAALTGLSVAMLLERLVGLNGQAPVRPGLYFPYQLLDARVFLQRLRDDGGELIELDGDVNG; translated from the coding sequence ATGCCACTTCATCCCATCCTGTTCATGGGCGGTTCCGGCGCTATCGGCCACCAGACGGCCCGCGCATTGCGCGCGGCGCATCCCGACGTACCCTTGCTGATCGGCGGACGCGACCTCGCCAAGGCTGAGCAAACCGCCGAGCACATCGGCAATGCCCAAGGTGTGGTCATCGATGCTCGCGCAGAAGATCTGGGGCTGGGTGATCGCCCGGTCAGCGCTATCGTCCTGTTCTACATGGACCACGCCCTCGCCGGGATGCGCTTTGCGCAAAAGCGCAAGGTGCCGCACCTGAGCATCTCTTCCGGCGTGTTCGAAATCGCCCCGCAAATCGCCAGTTTCATTCACGCGCCTGACGCGGCGCCCATTGTCCTCGGCTACGAATGGATGGTCGGCGCGACCACGGTAGCGACGCTGCACATCGCCAAGGCATTCGCCCGCGTGCACGACATCCGCATTCATGCCCTGGTCGACGAACAGGACGGCGGCGGCCCGACCGTAGCCGTCGATTTCGAGCACCTGAACAAAATGCTGCCCGCCGCGCTGACCCGCCGTGACGGCGAATTCATCTGGCGTGAAGGCGACGATGCCAAGGTCAGCTTCCGCGCCGTCGACGGCACGACCCTGCAGGGCGCCGGCTTCTCCTCCATCGACGTGACAGGCCTGGCCGCCGCCACCGACGCCCCGAACGTCGAGTTCAACCTCGCCAGCGGCATCAGCTCGACCCGGCGTCAGGGCCAGCCGATGTCGACGGAAATACTCATCGAACTTGAAGGCACGGATCACGATGGCCAGCCATTGCGCACACGGCATGCGGTGGTTCACCGCGCGGGTGCGGCGGCGTTGACCGGGCTCAGTGTGGCCATGTTGCTGGAGCGATTGGTTGGGCTGAATGGGCAAGCGCCTGTAAGGCCGGGGCTGTATTTTCCGTATCAGTTGCTGGATGCCCGAGTGTTTTTGCAGCGATTGAGAGACGACGGCGGTGAGTTGATTGAGCTGGACGGGGATGTGAATGGATAA
- a CDS encoding alpha/beta hydrolase → MSVQHRNNVNVVGDGSATLVFSHGFGCDQTMWCYLVEHFTDRFRVVLYDLVGAGQSDLTAYDPQKYSSLEGYAQDLAEIIDEFAVGPVIVVGHSVSAMIGALTDRAHRGRIAAHVMIGPSPCYVDSGGYVGGFTLEDINSLLDTLDSNYLGWSSTMAPVIMGAPGQPALGETLTNSFCRTDPEIAKQFARVTFMSDNRDDVVGLDTPTLILQSTDDIIAPVAVGEYLHQSLPNSTLCLVTNVGHCPHMSVPSACSQAMDRFLLPWTKDADGR, encoded by the coding sequence ATGTCTGTCCAGCATCGCAATAACGTGAACGTAGTAGGCGATGGCTCGGCAACGTTGGTCTTCTCCCACGGGTTTGGCTGCGATCAAACCATGTGGTGTTACCTCGTGGAGCATTTTACCGATCGCTTCAGGGTCGTCCTTTATGACCTTGTCGGTGCCGGACAGTCTGATCTCACGGCTTATGACCCGCAGAAATACAGTTCACTGGAAGGCTACGCGCAAGATCTGGCTGAAATCATCGATGAGTTCGCTGTCGGCCCGGTCATCGTCGTCGGTCACTCCGTCAGTGCCATGATTGGCGCATTGACTGACAGAGCGCATCGGGGTCGTATCGCAGCTCATGTGATGATTGGCCCGTCTCCTTGCTATGTCGACTCCGGGGGTTACGTCGGGGGATTCACACTCGAAGACATCAACTCTCTGCTGGATACCCTCGACAGCAATTATCTCGGCTGGTCGAGCACGATGGCCCCCGTCATCATGGGGGCTCCCGGCCAACCGGCGCTTGGTGAGACGCTGACGAACAGTTTTTGCCGGACTGATCCGGAAATCGCCAAGCAGTTCGCGCGGGTGACATTCATGTCGGATAACCGCGATGACGTGGTCGGTCTGGACACGCCGACCCTGATATTGCAGTCCACCGATGACATCATCGCTCCGGTCGCCGTAGGTGAGTATCTGCACCAGAGCCTGCCCAACAGCACCCTCTGTCTGGTCACCAATGTTGGTCATTGTCCGCACATGAGTGTGCCCAGCGCGTGCTCGCAAGCCATGGACCGCTTTCTTCTACCTTGGACGAAAGACGCAGATGGTCGCTGA
- a CDS encoding NAD(P)/FAD-dependent oxidoreductase: MNIAIETPLQTPTAQLAAWVERLGERLAQRDVDGTLELFAEECHWRDLLLFSWNLVTLEGKPAIRDMLETRLEQTRPERWQLEGEATLSDGVLEGWMSLETDMARGKGYVRLKDGLCWTLLTTMRELKGFEEPSGRRRPIGASHGHAHADKRNWLERRRDEEAALGITTQPYCLIVGGGQGGLGLGARLKRMCVPTLIIDKAERPGDQWRGRYKSLCLHDPVWYDHMPYLPFPDHWPVFTPKDQIGDWLEMYTKVMELNYWPRTECLGATFDEQTGRWTVEVLRNGERITLQPTQLILATGMSGVPNVPVYPGAEDFKGQQHHSSRHPGGDAWKGKRAVVIGANNSAHDICADLVENGTEVTMVQRSSTHIVRSDSLMELVFGGLYSEEALESGLTTDKADLLFASIPYKVMPQFHRPVFDAIKERDKDFYERLTRAGFMLDFGDDESGLFMKYVRRGSGYYIDVGASELIANGTIKLKSAPGLGVERIEADAVVLTDGSRLPADLIVYATGYGSMNGWAAKLISQQVADKVGRCWGLGSGTTNDPGPYEGELRNMWKPTQQQNLWFHGGNLHQSRHYSLYLALQLKARFEGLDTDVYRLAERHHLG, encoded by the coding sequence ATGAACATCGCTATCGAAACCCCTTTGCAAACGCCAACAGCGCAACTTGCCGCTTGGGTCGAACGCCTCGGCGAACGTCTGGCGCAACGAGATGTGGACGGCACGCTGGAGCTGTTTGCCGAAGAATGCCACTGGCGTGACTTGCTGCTGTTCAGCTGGAACCTCGTCACGCTGGAAGGCAAACCGGCGATTCGCGACATGCTCGAAACACGCCTTGAGCAGACCCGGCCCGAGCGCTGGCAACTCGAAGGTGAAGCCACGCTCAGCGACGGCGTGCTCGAAGGCTGGATGAGCCTGGAAACCGACATGGCGCGCGGCAAAGGCTACGTGCGCCTGAAGGACGGTTTGTGCTGGACGCTGCTGACCACCATGCGCGAACTCAAAGGCTTCGAAGAACCCAGCGGCCGCCGCCGGCCAATCGGCGCCAGTCACGGCCATGCCCACGCCGACAAGCGCAACTGGCTGGAGCGCCGCCGCGATGAAGAAGCGGCGCTGGGCATCACCACGCAACCGTACTGTCTGATCGTCGGCGGCGGTCAGGGCGGGCTCGGCCTCGGCGCGAGGCTTAAACGCATGTGCGTACCGACGCTGATCATCGACAAGGCCGAGCGCCCCGGCGATCAATGGCGCGGCCGCTACAAGTCTTTGTGCCTGCATGACCCGGTCTGGTACGACCACATGCCCTACCTGCCCTTCCCCGACCACTGGCCGGTGTTCACCCCGAAAGACCAGATCGGCGACTGGCTGGAGATGTACACCAAGGTCATGGAACTCAACTACTGGCCGCGCACTGAATGCCTCGGCGCTACGTTTGACGAACAGACTGGCCGCTGGACCGTGGAGGTCCTGCGCAACGGCGAGCGCATCACCCTGCAGCCGACGCAACTGATCCTCGCCACCGGCATGTCTGGGGTACCGAATGTGCCGGTGTATCCCGGCGCCGAAGACTTCAAGGGCCAGCAACATCACTCCAGCCGTCACCCCGGCGGCGATGCGTGGAAAGGCAAGCGCGCAGTGGTCATCGGCGCGAACAACTCGGCCCACGACATCTGCGCCGATCTGGTGGAAAACGGCACCGAGGTGACTATGGTGCAACGTTCGAGCACGCACATCGTGCGTTCGGACAGCCTGATGGAACTGGTTTTCGGCGGGCTTTATTCCGAAGAGGCGCTCGAGTCGGGTCTGACCACGGACAAGGCCGATCTGCTGTTCGCCTCGATTCCGTACAAGGTCATGCCACAGTTTCATCGGCCGGTCTTCGACGCGATCAAGGAGCGCGACAAGGACTTCTATGAACGCCTGACCCGCGCGGGTTTCATGCTCGATTTCGGCGATGACGAATCGGGTTTGTTCATGAAATACGTACGCCGTGGCTCGGGTTACTACATCGACGTCGGCGCCTCAGAACTGATCGCCAACGGCACGATCAAGCTCAAGAGCGCGCCGGGCCTCGGTGTCGAACGCATCGAAGCGGATGCAGTGGTGCTCACCGATGGCAGCCGCTTGCCGGCCGATCTCATCGTTTATGCGACAGGTTATGGCTCGATGAACGGCTGGGCGGCGAAGCTGATTTCTCAGCAAGTCGCCGACAAGGTCGGGCGCTGCTGGGGCCTGGGTTCCGGCACCACCAACGACCCCGGCCCGTATGAAGGCGAACTGCGCAACATGTGGAAGCCGACCCAGCAGCAAAACCTCTGGTTCCACGGCGGCAACCTGCATCAGTCACGGCACTATTCGCTGTACCTGGCGTTGCAGTTGAAGGCTCGTTTCGAAGGCCTCGACACCGATGTCTATCGCCTTGCAGAGCGGCATCATCTGGGCTGA